One window from the genome of Tolypothrix sp. NIES-4075 encodes:
- a CDS encoding Mur ligase family protein: MGKIKFIDRLRLGFAVSVAKSVTFGVRSLRLGAASVLPGSIARRIEPQLLQLLSQQVKNGVILIAGTNGKTTTSLLLCEILQRQGYRVAHNSTGANLENGLMTALMENSNLLGKLDVDYAILEVDENIVPLVLAPIQPKLILCLNLFRDQLDRYGEVDTISKRWTKAIATLPSSTIVVANGDDPTICYLGQQLSQQKVSFFGLNEPENYLEAIPHAVDSIYCPKCGHALDYKGVYLSHMGEYSCPSCGFSRSKPTLDSSEWQQILVGLYNKYNTLAAATAAKELGVDEAIIRDTIPNFQAAFGRAEELKINGKNVRILLSKNPVGTNETIRVVTQSSDKTTLLVLNDKIQDGEDVSWIWDVDTEKLVERGGTLVVSGDRAYDMALRLRYSESSPQSNFNLIVEENLRQAINTALERTPLNETLHILPTYTAMLDVREALTGRKIR; this comes from the coding sequence GTGGGAAAAATTAAATTTATAGATAGACTGAGACTAGGCTTTGCAGTGTCGGTAGCGAAAAGTGTAACTTTTGGAGTGCGATCGCTTCGTCTGGGTGCTGCTAGTGTATTACCAGGCTCAATTGCTCGTCGCATTGAACCTCAATTATTGCAGTTATTGAGTCAGCAAGTTAAAAATGGTGTAATTTTAATTGCTGGTACTAACGGGAAAACTACAACATCGCTGCTTTTATGTGAGATACTACAACGTCAAGGCTACCGCGTAGCGCATAATTCTACAGGTGCAAATCTGGAAAATGGTTTGATGACGGCGTTGATGGAAAATTCCAACTTGCTAGGTAAGCTGGATGTTGATTACGCCATTTTAGAAGTGGATGAGAATATTGTGCCTCTTGTTTTGGCACCAATTCAACCAAAGCTGATTCTTTGTTTAAACTTGTTCCGCGACCAACTTGACAGATATGGGGAAGTTGATACTATTAGTAAGCGTTGGACAAAGGCGATCGCTACTTTACCTTCTTCAACTATCGTTGTCGCTAACGGTGACGATCCAACCATCTGCTATCTTGGTCAACAATTATCTCAGCAAAAAGTCTCATTCTTCGGTTTGAATGAACCAGAAAACTATTTAGAAGCAATTCCCCATGCTGTTGATTCTATTTATTGTCCCAAATGCGGACACGCTTTAGACTACAAAGGAGTTTATTTGTCCCATATGGGCGAATATTCCTGTCCTAGTTGCGGCTTTAGTAGAAGTAAACCAACGCTTGATAGCAGCGAATGGCAGCAAATTCTCGTCGGATTGTATAACAAATATAATACTCTAGCTGCTGCTACTGCGGCTAAAGAATTAGGTGTTGATGAAGCAATTATCCGCGATACAATTCCTAATTTTCAAGCTGCTTTTGGTCGTGCTGAAGAATTAAAAATTAATGGCAAAAATGTCAGAATTCTGTTATCCAAAAATCCTGTAGGCACAAATGAAACTATTCGCGTAGTAACTCAAAGCAGTGATAAAACAACTTTGCTAGTGTTGAATGATAAAATCCAAGATGGCGAAGATGTTTCTTGGATCTGGGATGTCGATACAGAGAAATTGGTAGAACGTGGAGGTACTTTGGTAGTTAGTGGCGATCGCGCTTATGATATGGCGTTACGTCTTCGCTACAGCGAATCTTCTCCCCAAAGCAATTTTAATTTAATTGTGGAAGAAAATTTGCGTCAAGCTATCAATACTGCTTTAGAACGCACGCCACTTAACGAAACTTTACATATTTTACCTACTTATACAGCCATGCTAGATGTGCGAGAAGCGCTGACGGGTAGAAAAATTAGATAA
- a CDS encoding thylakoid membrane photosystem I accumulation factor, giving the protein MTGIKLNFSPQIIFYWWHFFSKCLLLIACLFIIGMPPAFASINTDTYDGNIFVVYAGNGSLVPPKQNLAQTLSEHKPAVLAFYVDDSSDCKQYALIVSRIQEFYGRAAEIIPVSVDSILAKETYATTEPGYYYSGAVPQIVVFNQSGNVVLNKNGQVRYEEIDDRLREVFDLLPRDKSVKLKRRSFNELNSEITE; this is encoded by the coding sequence ATGACTGGTATAAAGTTAAATTTTTCACCCCAAATTATTTTTTACTGGTGGCATTTTTTCTCTAAATGCCTGTTGCTGATAGCTTGCCTGTTCATCATTGGGATGCCGCCAGCATTTGCAAGTATCAATACTGACACGTATGATGGCAATATTTTTGTAGTCTATGCTGGCAATGGTTCATTGGTTCCTCCAAAACAGAACCTCGCACAAACTTTATCAGAACATAAACCCGCAGTATTAGCGTTTTATGTGGATGACAGCAGCGATTGCAAACAATATGCCCTTATAGTTTCACGAATACAAGAATTCTATGGTCGCGCCGCAGAGATTATACCTGTAAGTGTGGATAGTATCTTAGCCAAAGAAACTTATGCTACCACAGAACCAGGTTATTACTACTCTGGAGCTGTTCCCCAAATCGTGGTGTTTAATCAGTCGGGTAATGTAGTTTTGAATAAAAACGGTCAAGTGCGGTATGAAGAAATAGACGACAGATTGCGCGAAGTGTTTGATTTATTACCTCGTGATAAATCAGTAAAGTTAAAACGGCGTTCCTTCAACGAGTTAAATAGTGAAATAACTGAATAA
- the fabG gene encoding 3-oxoacyl-[acyl-carrier-protein] reductase: MEILPENLRYLQGKVAIVTGASRGIGRAIALELATQGAYIIVNYASSSRAAEALVEEITTASGQALALQADVSQAEQVDALFNSVMEKCDRIDILVNNAGITRDTLLLRMKPEDWQAVIDLNLTGVFLCTRAASKIMLKKRSGRIINITSVAGQMGNPGQANYSAAKAGVIGFTKTVAKELASRGITVNAVAPGFIATDMTSKLSNTEEILKFIPLNRYGQPEEVAGMVRFLAADPAAAYITGQVFNVDGGMVMA, from the coding sequence ATGGAGATTTTGCCAGAAAATTTGCGTTATTTGCAGGGAAAGGTGGCAATTGTAACAGGTGCTTCACGGGGAATTGGTCGAGCGATCGCACTCGAATTAGCGACACAGGGAGCTTATATAATTGTCAATTATGCCAGTTCTAGCCGCGCTGCTGAGGCATTAGTAGAAGAAATTACAACAGCGTCCGGTCAGGCTTTAGCATTGCAAGCTGATGTTTCCCAAGCTGAACAAGTAGACGCACTATTTAACAGCGTCATGGAAAAATGCGATCGCATTGATATCTTAGTCAACAACGCAGGTATCACCCGCGACACATTGCTGTTACGAATGAAGCCAGAAGACTGGCAAGCAGTAATAGACCTAAATTTAACAGGTGTATTCTTATGCACACGCGCCGCCAGTAAAATCATGCTCAAGAAACGTTCCGGGCGCATTATCAATATTACCTCCGTCGCCGGACAAATGGGCAACCCCGGACAAGCAAACTACAGCGCCGCGAAAGCAGGCGTTATCGGCTTTACGAAAACCGTCGCCAAAGAACTGGCATCTCGCGGCATCACCGTCAACGCCGTCGCACCAGGTTTCATCGCCACCGACATGACCAGCAAACTCAGCAATACTGAAGAAATTCTTAAATTTATTCCCCTAAATCGCTACGGTCAACCCGAAGAAGTCGCCGGTATGGTGCGCTTTCTCGCCGCCGATCCCGCTGCTGCTTACATCACCGGACAAGTCTTTAACGTCGATGGCGGAATGGTCATGGCGTGA